The genomic window GCTGTGTGGGTGGCTAAAGCACCGGGAGTAGTTGCGGGTTTACCACTGGCGAGTAGAGTTTTTCAGCTTTTGGACACAAAAGTTAGTTTTGTAGCGATCGCGCGTGAAGGACAATGGTGTGAAGTGGGAGAGCAAATAGCAACAATTGAGGGGACGTTAGATAGCTTGCTTACGGGGGAAAGATTAGCTTTAAATTTGGCGATGCGGTTGAGTGGAATTACAACTTTGACGCGCGAGTATGCAAGGAAAATTGCAGATTTACCTGCTCGATTGGTGGATACTCGCAAAACTACGCCGGGTTTAAGAATTATGGAAAAGTATGCTTCACAGCTTGGAGGTGCGGTAAATCATCGGATGGGGTTAGATGATGCGGTGATGATTAAAGATAACCATATTGTGGTGGCTGGGGGAATTGGAGAAGCGATCACACTTATTCGTAGCAATATGCCTTATCCACTCACAATTGAGGTAGAAACGGAGAGTTTGGAGCAGGTAGAAGAAGCTTTACAGCACGGAGCAGATATTATTATGCTGGATAATATGCCGCCGGAGTTGATGATTTTGGCGGTGAAGGAAATCCGCGATCGCAATAGTAAAATCAAGATTGAGGCTTCGGGCAATATTACTTTAGACAATATTCGGGCTGTAGCTCTTACGGGTGTAGATTATATTTCTACCAGTGCGCTGATTACTCAGTCGAAGTGGTTGGATTTGAGTATGAGAATCCTTCGGTAGCAGATAGAGAAGTTATGTAAGAGCGGGAAAACCTTTGACTCGATCAGATGTTGTCTAGTAGTCGTGAGGATTAAAGTTAGAATATTCCTCACTTATTATTTTAAGTTTCTTATTTTATGAATGATACGGTAAAACAGCTAAAACTTAGCTTTGAGCAGGCTTTGAGTGCCGCTTTTGGCGATGAATATGCAAAAACAGATCCTTTGCTTGTTCCTGCAAGTAATCCGAAGTTTGGAGATTATCAGTCAAATGTTGCTCTGTCTTTGGCGAAACGGTTAGGACAGCAACCACGAAAGATTGCTGAACAGATAATTCAGAAGTTGAATGTTGTTGGTATTTGTGAAACTCCGCAGTTAGCTGGTGCTGGTTTTATAAATTTGACTTTGTTGCCAAGCTACTTGGAGACAGAACTTAAGAGCGCTTACACAGATTTAAGATTGGGAATTGTTAAGGCAAAAACGCCTAAGCGAGTAGTGGTTGATTTTTCTAGTCCTAATATTGCCAAGGAGATGCACGTTGGACATCTGCGCTCAACGATTATTGGCGATAGTATTGCTCGCGTTTTGGAGTTTCAAGGTCACAATGTATTGCGGTTAAATCATCTGGGGGATTGGGGTACTCAGTTTGGAATGTTGATTACCCAGTTGCGTGAGGCTGAATCAGTTAATGATTACGATTTATTAGATTTAGGTGAGTTGGTTGAGTTTTATCGGGAATCTAAAAAAAGATTTGATGATGATGCGGAATTTAGAGAGCGATCGCGTCAAGCAGTAGTAGCGCTACAATCCGGTGACGAAAAAGCAAAGATTGCGTGGAAATTTCTTTGTAATAAGTCTCGGATAGAATTTGAAATTATTTATGCGCTGCTAGATGTACATTTTGATGAAGAACGCGGCGAATCTTTCTACAATCCTTTTCTGGTGCAAGTTGTAGAAGATTTAGACAAAGCTGGCTTATTGGTGGAAAATCAGGGCGCTAAGTGTGTTTTTCTGGATGGATTTACTAATAGAGAAGGCGAACCATTACCTTTAATTGTGCAAAAATCCGATGGTGGGTATAACTATGCAACAACGGATTTAGCCGCAGTACGTTACCGAATTGAACAAGATAAAGCTAATCGGCTAATCTATGTGACGGATGCTGGGCAAGCAAACCATTTTGCTCAAGTTTTTCAGGTGGCTAGACGTGCGCTTTGGATTCCAGAAAGCATAGAAATCGATCATGTCCCTTTTGGCTTGGTACAGGGAGAAGATGGCAAAAAATTGAAGACGCGCTCTGGGGAAACGGTAAAACTAAAAGATTTGTTAGATGAAGCTATTGTCAGAGCGCGTGCAGATTTGGAAAATAGGTTAAAAGCGGAGGATCGTCAAGAAACTGAGGAGTTTGTTGCTAATGCAGCTTCGGTAATTGGGATTAGCTCGGTTAAGTATGCGGATTTGAGTCAAAATCGTACCAGCAATTATGTTTTTAGCTATGACAGAATGCTAGATCGACAAGGCAATACTGCGCCGTATATGTTGTACGCCTACGTGCGAACTCAAGGAATTAGCCGTAGAGGTGAAATTGATTTTGAGCAGCTAGGAAACAGTGTTGATATTTTGTTGCAGCATGAAACAGAGTTGATACTAGCAAAGCATTTGTTGCAGTTGGATGAGGTCGTTAATGCTGTAGAGCAAGATTTGTTTCCTAATCGTTTGTGCGAATACTTATTTCAACTCAGTCAAAAGTTTAATCAATTTTACGATAAAGTTCCAGTCTTAAACGCCGAAGAACCTTTGCGGACTTCTCGATTGGTACTATGTAACTTGACTGCTAGAACTTTAAAACTAGGATTATCTTTGTTGGGGATTCAGGTTTTAGACAGGATGTAGTTTTTGGTATTCTTGCTCGGTAATTAGGTCTTGGGTGCTTTGTAAGCGATCTACAAACACTATGCCATCAAGATGATCGAGTTCGTGCTGAAAAATTCGCGCTACAAAATCGGTTAATTCTTGCTTATGCAATTTCCCAGCGCGATCGCTATATTCAACTTCGATTGCTCTATATCTTGGCACTAATCCCCTAATTCCGGGAATACTCAAGCAACCTTCCCAACCCTTGACTAATTCGGAAGAATGCGCCAGAATTTGCGGGTTAATCATAGCGGTTGGCTGCATTTGAGGCGCGGTGGGATAGCGGGGATTAGGACGAGAAGCAACGATAAATAGGCGATCGTTTACAGCTACTTGCGGTGCTGCTATTCCGACTCCATTAGCGGCGATAACTGTTGTTAGCAGGTTATCAATTAGGTTTTGAATCTGGGGAGAATCAGTGTTATCAACATTTTGAGCTTGAGAGCGCAAAATAGGATGACCGAGTTGAATTACTTCTAAAATTTTTGACATAAATTAAGAGCGATCGCGCTGCGTGGGTAAGGATTCAAGTTTTACGGTTATTTGTTCTGTTTTTTGACCCCGTTGGATTTCCATTGTTAATTGACTTCCAACATTGCTACGTTCTACCAATTGCTGTACTTGGTCGGTTTTGGTTACTGGTTGATTGTTAATAGATTGAACTACATCCCCTGCTTGTAAACCCGCATCATCGGCAGGAGAATTAGGAACGACACGGACTAATAAAATCCCTGTTTCTGCTTCTACACGAATACGTCCGCGCGATTGAGTATCTAACTGTTCTTTAACTTCTGGAGTTAAAGTTAACATCTGAACTCCTAAATAAGGGTGTTCTACTTTCCCTTTAGTAATAATTTGCTGAGATATTCCTTGAACTGTATTAATGGGAATAGCAAAACCTAAGCCTTGAGCGCCACTAATAATTGCTGTATTCATCCCAATTACTTCCCCGCGAGCGTTCAATAATGGCCCACCAGAATTACCAGGATTAATTGCGGCATCGGTTTGAATAAAGCCAACTCGCTTGTCGGAAACTCCAATATCACTACTCGATCTATCTGTAGCACTGACAATTCCCGCCGTCACTGTATTGTCTAGTCCTAAAGGATTGCCGATCGCAATTACCCATTCTCCAGGGCGCAATCCGTCGGAATTGCCTATAGGAATGATTGGTAAGTCATTAGCAGCAATTTTAATCACTGCAACATCGGTAACGGGATCTTCCCCTAATACTTCGCCTTTAAAAGTCCGACCATCTTTGAGAGTGACGCTAACAGTATCTGCGCCATTTACTACGTGAGAATTAGTCAAAATTTGCCCATTAGCATTAACAATAAATCCCGAACCAGTACCGCGTTCTACGCGCCTAGAAGGTGGAGACGAACCAAAAAACCGACCCATCATCGGGTCGTCAAATTCATCGGGTGCTTGACTGCTAACGGTTCTAGCAGCATTAATTCTCACTACCGCCGGACCTACTTTTTGAACTGCTGTTACCACAAAATTTGGATCGGTGGGGTTGATATCTACAGAGCGATCGCCTTTAGTTAATGGATTAATTAGAGGTTCTGGTGTAGTGTTTTCACGATTTTGGGGCAATTTAGGTAAAGAACAACTACCCAAAAATATTATTGACAGTAAGGTTAGTAGGTAGAAGCGCGATCGCTTAAAAAAAAGTTGATTTTGCATACTGGGAAAATAGGGTGGCTTTGATTTAGGGGATTAGGGCGATTTCTTCTCTGTCTTTAGTCGTCTATGCAAGAATTTTTAGGGGTAGTAGTATGCTCAATTAATGGCGGTCGCGGCTATTTTATAGTTTATTTCCCAAGTGTTATTGCTAAACCAATTGATAGGGCTGATTTTTGCTAGATTGGTTGCTTATCTATATTTCTTATTGTGACGGGACGAGGTAGTTATTAACAGTGGAACTTAGCCTTGAAACTCTTTGGATTCAGGTGTTGGAACGCTTACAGATACAATTGAGCCGTCCTACCTTTGAAACTTGGATTAAAACTGCTAGTGCAGAAAAATTAGAGGATAATTGCTTAGTTATCTGTACTCCTAACCCTTTTGCGCGTAACTGGCTACAAAAATATTACATTCAAACTTTGGCGGATGTTGTAAAGGATATTCGCGGTTGCCCTACAGAGATTCAATTTACCGTAGCTCCTGGACAGGCAATTAATGCTTTTATCGAACCTGACAATGCACCAAAAGGACAAGAAGCAGGTTTACAAGGCGATCGCACTAGACCCCCAGCACTCAACCTCAAATATGTATTTTCACGCTTTGTAGTGGGCGCTAACAGCCGTTTAGCTCATGCGGCGGCGTTGGCTGTAGCAGAATCTCCCGGACGAGAATTTAATCCTTTGTTTTTGTGTGGTGGTGTGGGATTGGGGAAAACTCACCTAATGCAGGCGATCGCCCATTACCGTTGGGATATTAACCCCGATACAAATATTTTTTATGTTTCTACGGAAAAGTTTACTAACGATTTAATTGCTTCTATTCGCAAAAATAGTACCCAAAGTTTTCGGGATCTTTATCGCGCCGCCGATGTGTTGCTAGTAGATGATATTCAATTTATTGAAGGTAAAGAATCAACTCAAGAGGAGTTTTTTCATACTTTTAATACTTTGTATGAAGCAGGGAAACAAGTAGTTATTGCTTCCGATCGCCCACCTAATCAAATTCCCCGCTTGCAAGAGCGTTTATGTTCACGCTTTTCTATGGGTTTGATTGCTGACATTCAAACGCCAGACTTAGAAACTAGAATAGCAATTCTGCAAAAAAAAGCAGAGTATGAAAATATGCGTTTACCTAGAACAGTGGTTGAGTATATCGCCTGTAACTACATTTCTAATATTAGAGAATTAGAAGGGGCTTTAATTCGGGCTGTTGCTTATATTTCAATTTCTGGCTTACCGATGACGGTAGAGAATTTAATCCCTATTTTAAACCCAGCACTAGAAAATCTTGAAGCTTCACCAGATACAGTTTTGAAGATTATTGCTGATGAGTTTGATATTTCTCTTGAAGACTTAAAAAGCATTTCTAGGCGGCGAGAAATTAGTTGGGCTAGGCAAATTGGGATGTATTTAATGCGTCAACATACAGATTTGAGCTTGCCGAAAATTGGTGAGGAATTTGGTGGGAAAGATCACACCACAGTCATGTACAGTTGCGAAAAAATTGCTCAGTTACGCACTAATGATTCGAGTCTGGGGCAAACTTTGCGTCAACTAAGCGATCGCATTAATCTTGCTGTGCGATCGCAAGATAAATCTTGAAGCTTGGCAATTATGAACTTAATATAAACAAATGTAAACAAAATTTAACCTGTGGAAAACTAGCAATTTTCTGTGGAAAAACTGTTAGTAACCTGGGGAAAATTCTAGGCTTTTTGGGGAAAACTATAGCTTAAGACAATTGACCTGTGGAAACTTTAATTTTTTTTCCACAGGTTTTCCACAGGCACTAGGTAGACAAAAGGTATAACTGACAAGCATTTCAAAAAGTTTTCCACATTTTCCACAGCCCCTACTACTACTATTTAAAATAATTATTAATTTAGTAGTAGTAGTTAATATTAAAAAATAGATAGTACGCTTATACTATACAATAGACGTGCTAGGATACTTTTCTGAACCAATCGAAGCACCTGCTTGTAGCGGAAGTTTTTGAGACCTTTGGGTATAGAAACAAGCTTTTTAAGAAAAACTTAAAGCGCAGTTTTTGTTGTCTGGGTTGGAGAAGTTGTTAGCAAGTGCAGTTTTACAGAGCATGAGATCGTGATGAAATTAATTTGCAGCCAAACGCAATTAAGTACCAATCTTTCCTTGGTTAGCCGCGCTGTACCAACCCGTCCAACCCATCCAATTTTGGCAAATGTTTTGTTGGTTGCAGACGTGGAAACTCAGCAGGTGAGTTTGACGGCGTTTGATTTGAGTTTGGGAATTAAAACTAGCTTTAGTGCGGAAGTTATAGCACCTGGTGCGATCGCGTTACCGGCTAAACTGCTCAACGATATTGTTTCTAGGCTTTTAGACGGAGAAATTGAGCTTGAAGAAACTAG from Synechocystis sp. PCC 7509 includes these protein-coding regions:
- the nadC gene encoding carboxylating nicotinate-nucleotide diphosphorylase, whose translation is MSNVAGLPPWIVLDPLIQSWLIEDIGRGDRTTQGLLAGKASSIKAVWVAKAPGVVAGLPLASRVFQLLDTKVSFVAIAREGQWCEVGEQIATIEGTLDSLLTGERLALNLAMRLSGITTLTREYARKIADLPARLVDTRKTTPGLRIMEKYASQLGGAVNHRMGLDDAVMIKDNHIVVAGGIGEAITLIRSNMPYPLTIEVETESLEQVEEALQHGADIIMLDNMPPELMILAVKEIRDRNSKIKIEASGNITLDNIRAVALTGVDYISTSALITQSKWLDLSMRILR
- the dnaA gene encoding chromosomal replication initiator protein DnaA, producing MELSLETLWIQVLERLQIQLSRPTFETWIKTASAEKLEDNCLVICTPNPFARNWLQKYYIQTLADVVKDIRGCPTEIQFTVAPGQAINAFIEPDNAPKGQEAGLQGDRTRPPALNLKYVFSRFVVGANSRLAHAAALAVAESPGREFNPLFLCGGVGLGKTHLMQAIAHYRWDINPDTNIFYVSTEKFTNDLIASIRKNSTQSFRDLYRAADVLLVDDIQFIEGKESTQEEFFHTFNTLYEAGKQVVIASDRPPNQIPRLQERLCSRFSMGLIADIQTPDLETRIAILQKKAEYENMRLPRTVVEYIACNYISNIRELEGALIRAVAYISISGLPMTVENLIPILNPALENLEASPDTVLKIIADEFDISLEDLKSISRRREISWARQIGMYLMRQHTDLSLPKIGEEFGGKDHTTVMYSCEKIAQLRTNDSSLGQTLRQLSDRINLAVRSQDKS
- a CDS encoding HhoA/HhoB/HtrA family serine endopeptidase yields the protein MQNQLFFKRSRFYLLTLLSIIFLGSCSLPKLPQNRENTTPEPLINPLTKGDRSVDINPTDPNFVVTAVQKVGPAVVRINAARTVSSQAPDEFDDPMMGRFFGSSPPSRRVERGTGSGFIVNANGQILTNSHVVNGADTVSVTLKDGRTFKGEVLGEDPVTDVAVIKIAANDLPIIPIGNSDGLRPGEWVIAIGNPLGLDNTVTAGIVSATDRSSSDIGVSDKRVGFIQTDAAINPGNSGGPLLNARGEVIGMNTAIISGAQGLGFAIPINTVQGISQQIITKGKVEHPYLGVQMLTLTPEVKEQLDTQSRGRIRVEAETGILLVRVVPNSPADDAGLQAGDVVQSINNQPVTKTDQVQQLVERSNVGSQLTMEIQRGQKTEQITVKLESLPTQRDRS
- the def gene encoding peptide deformylase, whose protein sequence is MSKILEVIQLGHPILRSQAQNVDNTDSPQIQNLIDNLLTTVIAANGVGIAAPQVAVNDRLFIVASRPNPRYPTAPQMQPTAMINPQILAHSSELVKGWEGCLSIPGIRGLVPRYRAIEVEYSDRAGKLHKQELTDFVARIFQHELDHLDGIVFVDRLQSTQDLITEQEYQKLHPV
- the argS gene encoding arginine--tRNA ligase — encoded protein: MNDTVKQLKLSFEQALSAAFGDEYAKTDPLLVPASNPKFGDYQSNVALSLAKRLGQQPRKIAEQIIQKLNVVGICETPQLAGAGFINLTLLPSYLETELKSAYTDLRLGIVKAKTPKRVVVDFSSPNIAKEMHVGHLRSTIIGDSIARVLEFQGHNVLRLNHLGDWGTQFGMLITQLREAESVNDYDLLDLGELVEFYRESKKRFDDDAEFRERSRQAVVALQSGDEKAKIAWKFLCNKSRIEFEIIYALLDVHFDEERGESFYNPFLVQVVEDLDKAGLLVENQGAKCVFLDGFTNREGEPLPLIVQKSDGGYNYATTDLAAVRYRIEQDKANRLIYVTDAGQANHFAQVFQVARRALWIPESIEIDHVPFGLVQGEDGKKLKTRSGETVKLKDLLDEAIVRARADLENRLKAEDRQETEEFVANAASVIGISSVKYADLSQNRTSNYVFSYDRMLDRQGNTAPYMLYAYVRTQGISRRGEIDFEQLGNSVDILLQHETELILAKHLLQLDEVVNAVEQDLFPNRLCEYLFQLSQKFNQFYDKVPVLNAEEPLRTSRLVLCNLTARTLKLGLSLLGIQVLDRM